The Hornefia porci genome contains the following window.
GTGGACCAATATGATCCAGCCGTTCTGGGCACTGCCGGCACTGGGAATTGCAGGACTTTCGGCAAGAGATATTATGGGATATTGCTTGATAACATTGTTCTTTGTTGGTATAGTAGTATGTGGAGGTTTCGTAGTTGTAGGATTGATGGCCTAACGTTTTCGTGAAGCCGGAGATCCTGAGGAAACGGCCTTCCATGACTAAAATTTATAGAAAGGTGATTTATTATGATTGACAAAGTAATTACTGCCGATGAAGCAGTTGCTGGCGTTAAAGACGGTATGACCATCATGATCGGTGGCTTCCTCGGAACAGGTTCCCCGGAAATCCTGATGGATGCGCTTGTCAGAAAAGGCGTCAAGCACTTGACTGTAATCGCGAATGACGGCGGACTGGATGTCGGACAGCCGGCGAACGGTCCCGGAAAGACCCCGAGAGGCGTAGGCAAGCTCCTTGTCGGCCATCAGGTTGACCACATCATCGCTTCCCATCTGGGCGTAAACCCGAAGCTGAACGAGCAGTTCGCTGAGGGAACTCTGACCTACACGCTGGTACCGCAGGGTACTCTGGCTGAGAAGATCAGAGCGGCCAGCTACGGACTGGGCGGCGTTCTGACTCCGACCGGACTGGGAACTCCGATGGAGACCGAGAAGGACGAGCTGGGCAGAGACAAGATGACCATTGAAATCGATGGAAAGCGCTTCCTGCTGGAGAGACCTCTGCACGCGGATTACGCATTCTGCAGAGCTTCCGTTTGCGACAGATTCGGCAACTTCATGAGCGCCAAGGCAACCAAGAACTATAACTACGTTATGGCCGGCGCCGCGGATCACGTTGTCGTCGCGACGGAGAAGCTGGTCGATATCGGCGAGGTTGATCCGGATACATTTGACGTTGCAGGCGTACTTGTAAATGATGTTGTGGAAGGAGAACCAAAATGGCAGATATAAAACTCAAGGAAAGAATTGCCAAGAGAGTGGCAAAGGAAATGCATGACGGGGATGTCGTAAACCTTGGAATCGGCCTTCCGACCATGGTTCCGAATTACATTCCTGAGGATGTGATCGTGACCCTGCACTCCGAGAACGGATTCGCGGGGCTGGATGAGACCGTCAGCGATCCGTCCAAGATCGATGTGGATATCATTGATTCCGGCGGAAGCTACGTTACCGTGCTGCCGAGAGTTAAGTACTTCGATACGTCGGACAGCTTCGGAATCATCCGCGGCGGACATCTGGACGCCACCGTGCTGGGCGCGATGCAGGTTGCGGAGAACGGCGACCTGGCGAACTGGATCATTCCGGGTCACAAAGTTGCCGGTATGGGCGGCGCCATGGACCTGGTGGTCGGCGCGAAAAAGGTTATCATCGCGATGACCCACACCCAGAAGGGCAACCCGAAAATCATGGAGAAGTGCACACTGCCTCTGACCGCAGAGAAGTGTGTTGACCTGATCGTGACCGAAATGGGCGTTATGGAAGTAAGACCGGAGGGGCTGGTCGTAACCGAGCTGCATCCGGATTACAGCAAGGAGGACATCCAGAACGCGACAGCATGCAAGCTGATCTTCGCGGATGACCTCAAACCGATGGAAGAGGAATAATCGGATTCCGACCCGGACGATTCGGGCAAACCGGAAAAAGAGAACAAGAAACGGCGCAGTCGGACATATCGGCTGCGCCGTTGTCTATGTGCATGAACGCTGCGTCTGCGCAAGCACCGCTGCTTACGCGAGCACCGCGTTCAGAAATGCCTCCAGATGTTCTTTGTCCGGGAAAAAGGCTCGTGCTGAGGTTCCGTTCCCGCCGCCCTTGCCGCTGAATTGGGGAGCGGTGGTCTTAACCAGATTTCCGCAGTGCTTTTCGCCGGACAGGAGAATCGCGGTGTGGCTCGGTTCGTGAACCAGCGCAATCACGCCCTGACAGACGGGCCCGATTTTTTTGCCGAGATTGAACAGATCGTCTACGGACAGGTCGTCATAACGGGAGATCAGACCGGGGCGCATTTCCGCAGTGAGACGCTGTTGCTCCGCATTCAGAATCCGGGTGCGGAAAGCA
Protein-coding sequences here:
- a CDS encoding CoA transferase subunit A; the encoded protein is MIDKVITADEAVAGVKDGMTIMIGGFLGTGSPEILMDALVRKGVKHLTVIANDGGLDVGQPANGPGKTPRGVGKLLVGHQVDHIIASHLGVNPKLNEQFAEGTLTYTLVPQGTLAEKIRAASYGLGGVLTPTGLGTPMETEKDELGRDKMTIEIDGKRFLLERPLHADYAFCRASVCDRFGNFMSAKATKNYNYVMAGAADHVVVATEKLVDIGEVDPDTFDVAGVLVNDVVEGEPKWQI
- a CDS encoding 3-oxoacid CoA-transferase subunit B produces the protein MADIKLKERIAKRVAKEMHDGDVVNLGIGLPTMVPNYIPEDVIVTLHSENGFAGLDETVSDPSKIDVDIIDSGGSYVTVLPRVKYFDTSDSFGIIRGGHLDATVLGAMQVAENGDLANWIIPGHKVAGMGGAMDLVVGAKKVIIAMTHTQKGNPKIMEKCTLPLTAEKCVDLIVTEMGVMEVRPEGLVVTELHPDYSKEDIQNATACKLIFADDLKPMEEE